The genome window CTTTGTGAAACTGGTGCTCATCGCCATTGTGATCGCCTCGCCCATTGCCTGGCTGGCAATGGACAAGTGGCTGCAAAACTTTGTATACCGTACCCATATTAGTCCGGTCCTGTTTATACTGGCCGGCATCATTGCATTGATCATCGCATTGGCTACCGTGAGCTCGCAGGCCATCAGGGCCGCGCTGACCAACCCGGTGAAGAGTTTGAAAAGCAGCGAGTAGCGAATGGCGAGTAGCAAGTGGGACGATGCGGGCACTAGCCACTAGCCATTTACAACTAGCTGTTTACTCATCAGGTAAGAATAACTGACAATAAAATAGCTAATCGTGATAAAGAACTATTTCAAAACCGCTTTCCGCAACCTGCTCAAAGGCAGGATGTATTCCGTGATCAACATCCTGGGCCTTGCCACCGGCATGGCCATTGCATTGCTGATCGGTTTATGGATATGGGATGAACTGTCGTACAACAAGTACCACCGCAACTATGACCGGCTGGCGCAGATCATGACCACCCAAACCTTCAATGGTGAAACGGGTACCGGCCCGGCCGTATCCATCGCCCTCGGTATGGAGTTGCGCAACAAGTACACGGACGACTTTAAAAAAGTATCGCTCGCTACGTGGAACTTCGGCCATATCCTGGCGGTAGGTGATAAAAAGATCACTAAAAACGGCATGTGGGTGCAGCCTGAATTTCCTGCCATGTTTGGCCTGAAGATGGTGAAAGGCAGTATCGATGGCTTAAAAGATCCTTCCTCGGCCCTGCTGGCAGAGTCGCTGGCCAAAGCGCTTTTTGGCAACACCGACCCGATAGGCAAAACAGTGAAGTTCGACAATAAGATCGACATGAAGGTAGCAGGCGTGTATGAAGACCTCCCACGCAATACATCGCTGTATGAAACCAGGCTGCTGATCCCCTGGGATAAATACATTACTTCAGAGTCGTGGCTGAAAGAAGCATCTACACAGTGGGGCAATCATTCCTGGCAGCTATTTGTACAGCTTAATGATAAGGCTGACATCAAAAAAGCAGCATCAAAGATCAGGGATATCGCCCGCCAGCACTTCAAGGAAGGTGATGAACGCGGTGTGATACATCCTATGAGCAATTGGCGGCTGTACGGCAAATTCACGAATGGCAAAACCGATGGCGGCCGTATCACCTTTGTTTGGCTGTTTGGCATCATTGGCGTATTTGTATTGCTGCTGGCCTGCATCAACTTCATGAACCTGTCTACTGCCAGAAGTGAAAAGCGCGCAAGAGAAGTGGGCATCCGCAAAACAATGGGTTCCCTGCGCAGCCAGCTCATCGGGCAGTTCCTCGGCGAATCCATCATCGTAGCCTTCGTCGCCTTTATCTTATCCATTGGCCTCGCATTGCTCTCCCTGTCCTTCTTCAATGGCCTGGCCGATAAAGAAGTCAGCCTGCCCTGGAGCAATCCCATCTTCTGGCTGATGGCCCTGGCCTTTACCGTATTTACTGGTATCATATCCGGCAGTTATCCGGCTTTCTACCTCTCCCGCTTTGACCCGGTGAAAGTGCTTAAGGGTACTTTCAAGGCCGGACGCTTTTCGGCCTTACCGCGCAAGATACTGGTCGTAGTACAGTTCACGGTATCCATCGCACTCATCATAGGCACCATCATTGTTTTCCGGCAGATACAATATGCCAAGAGTCGCCCCGTAGGATATACCCGCGAAGGGCTCATCACCGTTCGTATCAATACAGACCAACTTTATGGACACTATGACGCCCTCCGCGGCGACCTGCTGGCAACCGGTGTAGTAGAGAATATGGGCGAATCAAACAGTCCCTCCACTGATATCTATAGCAACCAGATCGGCTTTGAATGGAAGGGAAAAGATCCCAACGCCGTCCCCCTCTTTGGCATAGTGGCCGTAACCCACGATTTTGGAAAGACCATCGGTTGGCAGATCAGGGAAGGGCGCGATTTCTCCCGGAATTATTCTACCGATACCGGCCAGATCATCCTCAATGAGGCCGGCGTGAAACTCACCGGTTTCAAAGATCCTGTAGGACAGGTCATAAAATGGAACGACAAAGACCGTATGGTGATCGGTGTTGTAAAAGATATGGTCATGGAATCACCCTATGTTCCTGCAATGCCAACTGTTTTCTACCTCGATTACGGTTGGACCGGCGTGATCACCATACGCATCAAGCCTGCCATACCCATAAGGGAAGCAGTGAGCAAACTGGAGCCGGTATTTAAACAATACAATCCGGGCAGCCCGTTCGAATACGAGTTTACCGATGAAGAATACGCCAAAAAATTCTCAGATGAAGAAAGGATCGGAAACCTCGCCACCTTCTTTGCCATACTCGCCGTATTTATCTCCTGCCTCGGGCTGTTTGGACTGGCGTCCTTCGTAGCCGAACGCCGCACCAAGGAGATCGGTGTAAGGAAAGTGCTGGGTGCCTCGGTCATGAACATCTGGCAAATGCTGTCCAAAGACTTTGTGTCGCTGGTCATCATTTCCTGCATCATCGCCATTCCCATTGCCTGGTATGTGCTGCACCAGTGGCTACAACAATATGAGTACCGTACGCCTATATCCTGGTGGATATTTACCATCGCAGGGCTGGGCGCCATGGCCATCGCGTTGCTTACGGTGAGCTTCCAGGCAGTAAGGGCTGCATTGAGTAACCCGGTGAAGAGCCTGAGAAGTGAGTAGTGAAGAAGGCAAGTGGTGAGTGGCAAGTAGCGAGTGGGACGATGCAGGCACTAGCCACTAGCCATTTACCACTAGCCGCAGACCTATCAGGTAAGAATAACTGACAATAAAATAACTAATCG of Paraflavitalea devenefica contains these proteins:
- a CDS encoding ABC transporter permease, with translation MIKNYFKTAFRNLLKGRMYSVINILGLATGMAIALLIGLWIWDELSYNKYHRNYDRLAQIMTTQTFNGETGTGPAVSIALGMELRNKYTDDFKKVSLATWNFGHILAVGDKKITKNGMWVQPEFPAMFGLKMVKGSIDGLKDPSSALLAESLAKALFGNTDPIGKTVKFDNKIDMKVAGVYEDLPRNTSLYETRLLIPWDKYITSESWLKEASTQWGNHSWQLFVQLNDKADIKKAASKIRDIARQHFKEGDERGVIHPMSNWRLYGKFTNGKTDGGRITFVWLFGIIGVFVLLLACINFMNLSTARSEKRAREVGIRKTMGSLRSQLIGQFLGESIIVAFVAFILSIGLALLSLSFFNGLADKEVSLPWSNPIFWLMALAFTVFTGIISGSYPAFYLSRFDPVKVLKGTFKAGRFSALPRKILVVVQFTVSIALIIGTIIVFRQIQYAKSRPVGYTREGLITVRINTDQLYGHYDALRGDLLATGVVENMGESNSPSTDIYSNQIGFEWKGKDPNAVPLFGIVAVTHDFGKTIGWQIREGRDFSRNYSTDTGQIILNEAGVKLTGFKDPVGQVIKWNDKDRMVIGVVKDMVMESPYVPAMPTVFYLDYGWTGVITIRIKPAIPIREAVSKLEPVFKQYNPGSPFEYEFTDEEYAKKFSDEERIGNLATFFAILAVFISCLGLFGLASFVAERRTKEIGVRKVLGASVMNIWQMLSKDFVSLVIISCIIAIPIAWYVLHQWLQQYEYRTPISWWIFTIAGLGAMAIALLTVSFQAVRAALSNPVKSLRSE